In the Triticum aestivum cultivar Chinese Spring chromosome 2B, IWGSC CS RefSeq v2.1, whole genome shotgun sequence genome, AATTCATGAACCACCtttcgatgagatcatcaattctggcaatgaaaacaataattattccgttgcttgaaacccctttcaccttttgactaggcattgaacgattgcctggctgcctgaaacttcttgttggaccttccaactttactctcgatgtgttctatttgttcaactcgagaggtactcatatgctcattcatgggttaatcccgttttattacccttatagcattctgtcgttttCGATCtaccccgttacctattcgtaaatacgatgaagatcccgaagaaaagatgccgacttcatcataaggacctgaagcagagaaatgaagacatcaatgtattggaccggttctcttcgagaagagcaagccagaatgagaagacccgctagattcgtaaccGAACCTTCCCCCcttttcactacctcttaaatctcgggacgagatttcttgtagtggaggagaattgtgatgcccggataattaggctgcagtaattccacgctaatgatgccacatcacctcggttactgttactaatctcgcgatggttcaaaaacggttcgaattcaaatttaaaatcaagtcaaacaattaaagttttcaaaagtcaaatctaaaatgttcttaatgtggcaaataaatcatggatattattggtggagtaacaacatctttataaaatatttaaataccctaaagtgattaaaacaacatcaaaacaattagttatactcctaatatattttaccaaattctaaactatttttattctgaggtaaaaacttcttagaacagtggattaatttgacacactatttttggagctattttcatattttactaaaccaaaaatatagtgcaactaaaataaaacagaaagaaaatgagaaaacaacaacaaaagaaaaataaaagcccCACCCCTCgccgggcctcggcccagctggccacgggGCTAGCCAGGCCGCCCAGCCGGCCCACTTGGCCCGGCCCCCCCACACACTCTGTTAACCCCCCACCCGAccgaaaccctagccgtcgccccacttcccccccccactccccacgaccGCAGCCACTCCCCCCCCCAcactccctcgtctctccctctcacccgatccagatcggatcgggccgtCCCCGTTGGCGGCGCCACCGTTCACCATCGCCGCCACCGCCCAGTGCCCGCCTCCTCAACCCTCCTTCCCGGTGCCCCCACACTCTAGATCGGGGAGgggcccgatcccgtcgcccccgacCCAGCCGCCACGACGCCGCCGGATCGCTTCCTCGGCCTCAACTGCCCCGACCCCATCGTCCCTGGTGCCCGCGCCTCGCcctgcgccccgccgccgccctggctcCGCAGGGCGCCGTGCTCGAGCCCCGCACCGCCCGGCGACCCTGTTGTGGTGCACGAGCCGCTCGCCGGTGACGGCCCCCTCCCTCGCGCCCGTGCCACGGCCTCCTTCTCACTGGACCTCGCCACCGCCCttcgcctcgtcctcctcgtctcctcctcgccaacgacgcatccccgtcctcctccccaaaggcttcACCGCGCCTCGACGCCCCTTCCCTCCAACGGACGGTGAGGACCCCGGTTCTCCTTCCCCCGCCTAGTGCCTTACCGCGGCGGCCCTCACCTCGGCCGCCCGCGTCGACTGCGCGCTTGACGGCGCTCCCGCCTTTGCTCGCCCCTCCTCGTGAACGCGCCCGCCACCCCCGCGCCCGACTACGCCGCACGCTGTTGGCCGCACCCTGCCGTCCTCGCCGCACGCGCTGCGAGGCCGAGCCCCGACGCTGGCGCCTTTGCAGCCCACCTCCGACAACCCCGCGGCCATCCTCCGGAGCGCCTCGTCGCGTTGCGTCTGCCGAACCCACCTATAGATCCAGCCGTCGCAGGAGATGGCCGGCAGGCGAGCACCTCCGCTCTCTGTTCGCATCGCCGGCGTTCGAACCACTAGGTGTGGCACCGACGCGTGGGCCCATGCTGTGTATTAGTTTGGGCCTAAACTTGTTTAGGGCTAAATCATAACCTTATGCACTCACTGACCTCTGGGCCTCTTGTTAACAAATTTAACTAAAACTATTAAAAAAACCCTGTTAACATGTGTACCTATGACACATGGGTCCAACTGGCCCCATTGACCAGTCAAACCGCTGACTGTGATAacccagtcaatgacatgcgggtcccacaaaCACTGTTCACTATTTGACCAAGTCAACAGTCAATGCTGAGTCAGCAGTTGACCAGGCCCACTGTCTGCCTCACAAGGACATCCCTGGGTACACTTCTCTATGTATCCATGACAATTAAGTATTTAttatttttcgaattaaattaaatccagaaattagaaaatcatttaaaactttaaaaattaatataaaataatccgtagctcggttGAAAATaccttgtacatgaaagttgctcagaacgacgagacgaatccggatacgcagtccgttcgtccgccgcacacccctaacctatcgaacccgcaactttccccctccagctcctctgcccgaaaacacggaacaccgggaatactttcccggatgtctccccccttcgtcggtatcacctactaccgcgttagggcacaccgaacaccgcgtattgccttgttatattttgtgatgctttgtttgctctgtattcattatttcttcccccctcttctctccggtagactacgagaccgacgctgctgctgcccagttcgactacggagttgacgacccctctctcttgccagagcaaccaggcaagccccccctttgatcaccagatatcgcctactcttttctctatactgcttgcattagagtagtgtagcatgttactgctttccgttattcctatcctgatgcatagcctgtccttgctactactgttgttaccattacctgctatcctactgcttagtataggatgctagtgttccatcagtggccctacactcttgtccgtctgccatgctatactactgggccgtgatcacttcggggggtgatcacgggcatatacgatatactttacacagttacattacctgtgatactgttcggagatgggggctgaaggggcaggtggctccatcccggtagaggtgggcctgggttcccgacagcccccgactgttactttgtggcggagcggcagggcaggttgagaccacctaggagacaggtgggcctggccctgttcggcgttcgcggatacttaacacgcttaacgagatcttggtatttgatctgagttggccacgagcttatacgcactaaccatctacgcaggagtagttatgggtatcccgacgtcgtggtatcagccgaagcacttcagacgtcagcgacggagcggcgcgcgccggattggactggaacgccactaggctaggtctgcttctggccgcccacgcaacgtgcaggtgtgctcagggcgatgggcccagacccctgcgcgcttaggtttagaccggcgtgctgacctctctgttgtgcctaggtggggctgcgacgtgttgatcttccgcggccgggcatgacctaggaaagtgtgtccggccaaatgggatcaagcgtgctgggtaagttggtgcacccctgcagggaagttaatctattcgaatagccgtgatcttcggtaacaggacgacttggagttgtaccttgaccttatgacaactagaaccggatacttaataaaacacacccttccaagtgccagatacaaccggtggtcgctctctctcagggatacgaggaggggatcgccgggtaggtttatgctatgcgatgctactgaagatgctacttggagatgctacttggagatgctacttggaggacttcaatctactctcttctacatgctgcaagacggaggctgccagaagcgtagtcttcgacaggattagctatcccccttttattctggcattctgcagttcagtccaccgatatggccctttacacatatccccatgcatatgtagtgtagctccttgcttgcgagtactttggatgagtactcacggttgcttttctccctcttttcccccttttcccttttacctggttgtcgcaaccagatgctggagccttggagccagacgccaccgtcgacgatgattcctactacattggaggtgcctactactacgtgcaggctgctgacgacgcccaggagtagtttaggaggatcccaggcaggaggcctgcgcctctttcgatctgtatcccagtttgtgctagccttcttaaggcaaacttgtttaacttatgtttgtactcagatattgttgcttccgctgactcgtctatgatcgagcacttgtattcgagccctcgaggcccctggcttgtattatgatgcttgtatgacttatttatgttttagagttgtgttgtgatatcttcccgtgagtccctgatcttgatcgtacacatttgcgtgcatgattagtgtatgattgaatcgggggcgtcacatgcacTGAGGGTCCAAGTGCCTAAGGAATATCATCGTGCATTCGCGCATGTAAATACATCCCCTCCCCGATTGTTGTGGACACAAAAGAAAATATAAGAAGTGAAGATGGGTACACACACACTCAAGTGCGTGCTTTATTAAACACATGGCACTTCTAGGCGAGGTGTGTGGTGACATGATGCGACGGTTCACAAGACAGCATTCATTGTATTATCACATCATTATAAATATTAAATGTATTTATCTAGTTTATCTGAATGTGCAAAAATATTTGTAACTAATAATCCATTTGCCCACTTAAGAATCACCGAAGCTTAAGCATGTCATTGTGGTGATTGTGTGCACCGATGAAATCCCTGAAATATAGAAAAGTGACTAATGATGACTATCGGTTATTCAATAAAGTGGCATGTTCTTATCTAACTGCATTTGTTAAGATTCTTGGATGGAGGAGCAAAGGATTTCATTCTGAATTATTTTTACATCAGTTATTGATTCTGTTAATACATATTCTACCTCACATGACCTCGTCAGAAACAAGTTTGTTTTACGTATGCCATGTACTCAAAAAAGTTCCCCACAAAAAAAAGTTCCAAAATCCCGGGTTCGCCTTTTCTGACAGGCAATTGAGCATCTTTCACTGAAGTTGTGTGTGTGCTCAATCAATCTTCAGCTGTGGGACTTCACTGAACCTGGTTCACAGAGCTGTTCATGTGAAGACTGCGAACTTCATGTGTTCGGTTCTTGGGTGTGCTGCTTCCATCGAATACATCCACGAAATGAATTTGTTTACTTCTGTGTTCTACTACCGTTTCAGTCTTTTACGATGCTATAAAACGGGGTCACAAGCATTCGATATACATattgtaaaaataaaaaataaaaaaatcagagaTATATGAGCACGTCCTCATGATTTTGCTGTGCCGCTTCAACAGAATAGAAGTGCCAAGTCTCTGCACCTCTCGATTCCGCAGTAATTCGTCTATCTGACAAACGAAAGAAACATTACTCAACAAGGTAGTAAGAATATCATCACTACTTCCACAACATTTCCAACCGATTGCATGCATCTTCCAGAAGAAAAAACAATGATTACATGCATATTCACCGGCTATGCACTTATGCAGAACACACTCCACAATCTTCCGGCCCAATGAGGACATGAATAGGCCGTCCAACTCGTCAAGATAGCTCCAGGCATCTTGACACACGGTGTTAGGCGGCTCAGGCGTCGCCTTCACCGTCGTCGCTGTCATGGTGGAAGCGCAGCGCCGGCGCGTGCAGGCAGAGGAAGACGGCCTTGTTGGTGGCACACGGCGACCAACTCGCGGTAGACCGGCCTGCAGGTAGCTTTCGTCATAGACCCCGCATGCCGCCACGGCGACCTCGTGGCTGGTGTTGGCCGTGGCAGTCGTTTGTCCTATAGTACGTTATGGAGTGAGCCAATTGTTTAGCCACCGGTCAAAATTTGGCTCACGGACGACCAATGTAGGCGATCGGTGATCAGCGCACCGACCGGCGTCATGTAGGGCAGGCTGGCCAGCATTGCATCCGCAAGCTAAGTTGGCGCACACGAGGGCCATGGCCGCCGCCCATGCTAGGGCTCGCGGCCGCGTCAGCTAGGTCTGCATTTAATTCCCGTTAAGTCGGAATTGAGCGGATGGTGCAAACAGCATGGTGATCGAAGTTTTCTTTGGCCACTCGATTCATGTTGACAATGACAGGGCACGTATAATCTATCATGAATCTTGTGATGCCGATTGCTCAAGAGAAAGTAAGAACTAGTCTAAGGATGTGCGCTCTGCTGCGCAAAGGCAGTGTGCATGTACTAACTAACTCTGTATTTAAGGTTTGCTAGTACTATAATATGTTTTGGGATGCATGGAATAATACACAACAAAACAGGATGAAACAAGAAATTCCACCCACATTTATTTCTGATTGGTACAAAACTATAAAGACTTAACTGACCGATCAACGCTCACATACATAGGAAAACAGAACACACTCGCATGACAGACATAAGCAAGTAAAAAAGCAAGtgcctttttgaaaaaaaaagtaaaaagcaAGCAAGGAGCAGGTGGACATCGACCGCTTGAAACCAACATGCAAGAAACACACATATCCAACGAACCAAAAGTCTTGCATGAATGACGCGCTCACTAACATGCCTTTTCCCTGACGCACTGCACATTATCTTGGGCACTTTTGCCCTGAGCCTTCCACGCCTTCTTCATCTTGCAGAGGCACGAGTGGCCTCCGAAGGCGATGCAGCAGTCCACTCCAACCTTAATGACCTTACCCCCCGAAAGATGCCTATTTGCAATGGCATTTTTCATACCTTCTCCAAAGCTCTTGAAACACGCATTCACGACGTCCTGATCGACACCGTCACACACCGGCGCACCGCCGGCGGCAGGTACCTGGCCCACAGCAACGGCGCACATCAGCACGACCAGCGCCGCCACGGCAACGAGCCTCGGGAGCATTGCTACAGCCATGACCAGATCGATGCTGGATATAGCTGATCGAAGGTCGCTGCACTCACTCACTGCTTATGCCTGGTGTGGGTTGTTTTGGTGTAGAGGTCTGCCGGAGCTTTTATAGAGCTAGATATGGGCATTTGGAGTCCTAGCTGGACTCCATTAGACGACACGTGGCCAATGGCCGAGTGGGTGGAATACAACGTGCCTATTACGCCCATCCATCCATCATCCATCGGCTGCGCGGCGCCGCAGGGGATAACGATCTATTCTTTGATCAACAAAGCGTACTTTGGGATATACTTCCTCCGTCTAAAAATAAGTGTTTTGAGGTccaaaaataagtgtcttgagGTTAGTATAAATTTATACTAAAGCTAGTATAAAGTtgaaacacttattttgggacggagggagtagcactaaACTACTACGAGGTTTATAATAAACTATATTAAACTAAAATTTCCTAAGAAAagtaaattaaactaaacaacgGTCCATCACAAAAGTCATACGTGACAGGAACATCCATCTATGAACCTATACTTTTCTTCCTGCCCCACGCACGAGTCACGTCGCACCATGCATTCATCAATAC is a window encoding:
- the LOC123042488 gene encoding uncharacterized protein produces the protein MAVAMLPRLVAVAALVVLMCAVAVGQVPAAGGAPVCDGVDQDVVNACFKSFGEGMKNAIANRHLSGGKVIKVGVDCCIAFGGHSCLCKMKKAWKAQGKSAQDNVQCVREKAC